Part of the Sporosarcina sp. FSL K6-2383 genome is shown below.
CACTACAAAAAAGGGAATGTGGATGACACTAGGAATTTGGTTAGCAATTACTGTATTGCTGGCTGTATTTGCTCCGAGTGCGAGTGAGTACAAAGTGTCGAGTGTCCAATCTCTACCGGACGATGCACAATCTGTTATTGCGAAAGAGAAGATTGATGAACACTTTAAAGGTGCTGAAAGTATTCCAGGCATTCTCGTTCTGCAATCGGAAAATGGGGAAATTAAACCAGAAGTTATTGGTGAGGTACTAGATAATGTGGGTGCTACTGAAATCAATGGTTTAAAAGAGATGCTACCTTTTAGTAGTCTACCACCACAGGCTCTCACAAGTTTTTTCTCGGAAAATAAAGAGACAGTGGTCATCCCTTTAAGTTTTGATCCATCGTTAGATACGAAAGAATTAGAGGTCAGTGTAGAGAAGATAAAAGGTATCGTTCAAGAGCAAACGGACATGATAGTTTATATGACGGGTCCTGCCGGAATTGCAATTGATACTGTAAACTTATTTTCTAGAGCCGATCTTGTATTAATTTTATCAACGGTTGGCATTATTTTGATATTATTGATTGTTATTTATCGTTCGCCGTTACTCGCTTTGATTCCTCTATTAGCTACGGCATTTGTTTATGAAGTAGTGAACCAAATACTCGGTTTATTTGGTAAAGCGGGATTAGACTTAGCAAGTCAATCGACATCTATCATGTCCATTTTATTATTTGCTGCCACAATTGACTATTCCTTATTTGTTTTTTCACGTTATCGAGAAGAACTGAAAAACTATGATAGTAAATATGATGCAATGAAGTGGGCAATGCGTGAAACGGGAATCCCAGTATTTTTTGCCGGTGGTACTGTACTTGCTGCCATGCTTGTTCTATTTTTCGCGGAGTTCGGTGATTACCGTAACTTTGCACCAATCTTCGGAACGACGATGTTCGTTATTATGCTCGCTACCATTACATTAATCCCTGCGTTATTTACACTTTTCGGAAGAAAATCATTTTGGCCTAAAGTTCCGAAATTTGGAGATACAGAGGTGAAAACGAATACTTTGTGGAGCAGAATTGGTTCATTTATTGTGAAGAAACCTATTTTTTCTGCATTAGCAATATTGGTCTTTTTATTGGTATCCGCTTTAAATATGTTCAATCTGGAATATGAATTTGATACGATCAAATCTTTCCCAAGTGATATGCCTTCTCGTGAAGGCTATGAGATAATTGAAAAGGAATTTGAAAAGGGTGACCTTGCCCCAACAACTGTTTTATTTGAATCAAAGAATGAAGTCACACCTGAAGCACAAACAAGTTTAATGGAGACGTTAGCCAATCAAGACTTCGTAAACAATGTACGTCCAACTGGAGTCTCGGAGGATGGTTTAGCTATTCAGTATCAATTAACGTTTAAAGATAGCCCTTACTCAGTTGAATCAATGAATGCACTAGAAAACATGCGAGAGAATGCAGCAATCCTTGTGCAGGATAGTCAGCTAGGGGGAGAATTACATTTTGCTGGGGAGACGGCAACTAAAGTGGATGATCGAGCGGTAAATGATCGTGATTTATTAATCATTGTGTTACTTGAAACAATCCTCATATTCATCATGCTCATTTTCTTAACAAAATCATTTAAGATGCCTATTTATATGATGGGAACCATTTTGCTGTCATTTTTAGCAGCATTAGGTCTAGGGATGTTCTTGGCTAATTTATTCTTTGATCTGGATACGATTAGTAATCGAGTTCCGCTATACTCATTCGTATTCTTAGTTGCACTCGGAATAGATTACAATATTATTTTAATCTCAAGATTTATGGAAGAGCGTAAAAAACACTCAGTAAAAGAATCCGTTCAAATTGCAGTGGCCAATACAGGTGGGGTTATTTCTTCCGCAGGTATTTTGCTTGCAGCTACCTTCGCTGTGCTTATGACGCAACCCATGCAATTGTTGTTCACATTTGGATTTATCGTAGCAATAGGGATTCTCCTAGATACATTCTTAATTCGTGGAATTCTACTGCCCGCATTAATCGTGTTGTTTGAAAAAGATAAAAAATAACATAATCAATACTAGGTGCTCTGTGATCAATCGATTTTGGTTTGCTTTGGATTGAACGACTTCTATACAATAACCGTACTGTTTTGCGTATAGGGATGCGACTTCGCCGCATCCCTATACGTTCTTTTCGATAATCGTATGGTGGTCGTTTATCCGTCGCTAACCAAAGGAAATACTACACCAAGCACCAATGCTTTTTGGGAACAAAGAATAGAGGATTTCTAACTTTATAAAAGCCGCCAAAGATGCAATTTTGGCGGCTACTGCTATTCCTATCATGTTTCCAATTCTTATTTTAAATCATGTCACTTTCTTAGAAAAGTTAAGAAAAAATGCTTTGTTCAATGTGCAATAGTTCCCGAAATTGTATCTTCGGGAACTTACACACTTTAACAATTTCATCACTTCTTTTCTTTCCCAGTACCTGTACTTTTCATTTGTGCATTGGAGGTTTACGACAGGCAATGATGCACAATAGGATAATCGAGAACGGTGTTGCCAGCGATGACGGAGTCATTGCTGGCAACACGATTCCTGCTGTTATACTGTCGTCCATCTATTGCCGAAAGTAAACCGGAAATGTCCAGAAATGGTGGCCAGTTATTTCTCGTTGAGCAAATCGGCTAGTTCAGACCAATTTGTGATTTGTGGAATAGCTAAATGCTTATTGTAGGACTGAGCCTTCGCAAACACGTTTAGCTGACAATCTCTCAATGTTTCAAGAACTGCGGGCTTATCATCGAAATAATAGTCAAGCTCAAACTCTTTTATAATATGAACCTTGTCTTCGTCATTCATCCCGTAAAAAAATCGTTCTTTCTGAACGGGAAAGCCTTGTTCAATCATCCATTCCATTGTCCGCTCGCCATGTTCTTTTGGCCTTGCCGTAATATAGTAGACTTCATGGCCATCCTTTTCTAGCTGTTGTAATGTTTCCACAGCATCAGGGTAAGGTGGGCACGATGTATAGTAGATTTCTTCGAGTGAACGATTCCACATGTTACTGCCTTCTTCATTCGTCATGCCGAAGATTTCATGGATTTCAACCTTGTCTAACGCATGAAAGAGGTCTACATGCACATCCTGATTCAATTTTTTATTGTATAGATGAAAGGCATGCTCTCTTAGATTAATCAATGTATCATCGATATCAAAACCAAACTTCATATTAATCACCCTCAGTTTGTTGTCTAGTATATTTCGGATAGCCAGTAAACTTAAAATCCTTACCTATTTGCGTAATATGGAGGTCTTCTAAATCTACAGCATCACGCATGAATTCAACACCTGTCCCTTCCAGGAATGTAGGCGCTTGTGTACCTCCGACTAATTTTGGTGCTATATAAATTTCTACCTTGTCGACAAGTTGCCTTTCAAGGAAAGCGGCATGAATCGAACCCCCACCTTCAATCAAGACGGAAGAAACAAGTTTTTCACCGAGAATTTGAAGAACTTCGTCCGTGTCTACCTGTTTAATACCGGAAGTGTGATAAATCAACACACCTCTACCTTCCAGCTTTTTCTTCGCATCTTCATTATACGTATGTGCAGTGAAGATCCACGTTTCCGCCTGTCCATCAGTCACTACCTTCGAATTGAGTGGAATGCGTAATGTAGAATCTAAAATGATACGAACCGGATTTCTGCCATTTGGAATCCTTGTTGTTAGTTCGGGATCATCCTCAATTACCGTATTGACACCGACTAAAATGGCCATGTTCTCATTGCGCAATACATGCACATCATTTCTTGCCTCGGGGGATGTAATCCACTTACTGTCAGCGGTATGTGTAGCAATTTTACCGTCCAATGTACTTCCGGCTTTCATCGTGACGAAGGGTCTCTGTTCAACGATGAATTTGTTAAATACTTCATTCATCCTTCGGGATTTTTCTTCTAATATACCAATAACGACTTCAATTCCTGTGTCTTGTAATATTTTAACCCCGTTTCCAGCCACAACTGGATTCGGATCGAGCGTGGCAATGACAACGGTTTTAATTCCCGCTTCAACAATCGCTTTTGCGCATGGTCCCGTTCTACCGGTATGTGAGCATGGCTCAAGGGTGACGTAAATTGTTCCACCATTTGCCTTTTCGCCGGCCATTCGGATGGCGTGTATTTCAGCATGTGGTTCGCCAGCTTTCAAATGCGAACCCACCCCAACGATTCGATTTTCATTGACAATGACTGCACCGACAAGTGGATTTGGATCAGTCTGTCCCTTCATGGCTTGTGCATTTTCTAGGGCCAAATTCATGTAAAATTCATGGTTAGTCATTTGGGCGATTCCCTTCTTCTAGATGTCCAGAGCGCTGAATTTTTGTTTGTAAATACTTTTCGTTGAACTCTGATTGATCGCCCCATAATGGCTCACGACCTGAAACAGGAAGACCTGCCTTCTTCATTGCTTCCAGTTTCTTTGGATTATTCGTCATTAGCTTGACTGGTTTTGTACGAAGTGTCTTTAAAACACGAATAGCATCGTCGTAATTTCTAGAGTCATCGACAAAGCCGAGGCTTTCGTTCGCTTCCACTGTATCGTAACCATTCTCCTGGAGTACGTACGCCATCGCCTTGCTGAATAAACCGATTCCGCGGCCTTCATGATTAGCTAAATAAAACAATGCCCCTGTCCCATGATCGACAATATTTTGCATGGATTGTTTTAATTGATAACCGCAATCGCATCTTTTACTACCAAATATGTCTCCAGTGTGGCAAATGGAATGCATCCGAATGAGCGCGTCATCTGCCTCTTTAAAATCCCCGTAAACAAGCACGCTTGATTGTTGGTACTCGGCCAAATTAGCGGAAGACAGCTGATCAATAACTTCTTGATAATTCTCGGTTACTTGGCAGCGATTTAACCAGCAATACCATTGGAAAACAACCGTTTCTCCGTGAAGATTAACGGGTAATTTAATGGGGCCAACCAAGTAAATTGCCCCCTCATCTGTTTCGATTAATTGAATTTTTTCTTTTAAAATATCAAGAACTTCCGGTTCTAGTTTCGCCTGTACCATGAAATCATTCCTTTTATTTGAATTTGGGTTAATGTGTAAATTAAGTGTTGACAATTTTTATTTACATAGGTTGTACACTCTTATAGCTACATTATATTCTTACCGGTAAATAAAGGTGTGGACAAAAGTATTTTATGGAACTACTTGTTTCTTGTAAACATAACACCGTTTCAAGAATATCGTCAAACAATTGGTGCTATTAAGATGACCGGAAACAAGCAAGATAGGGCTTGATTTTAGATAAAGATAAAAGCATTTTCCATTACAGGAGAGTGCTTTACAACTTCAAATTATTTGATAGAATTCGAGCCGTTTCTAACGGTGATTCTTGCCTTTATAATATCAAAATCACTTTCAAAAGGGTTTTTTAAATCATGGGTATACGTTTCTTTAAGGGCAAGGATTTGCCGCTTTAATAAATAATGCCAGTCATTCAAACGTTTATGTTTGAGCGGCTGGCATCTTTTTTAGTTACTATTCTCATTCATCATTTCAAGGAACTTAAGTGGGATATTGATTTCATTCTTTTCATTAAAAAGGGTTGGCGTAAATTCTTCGTCCATTCGTTTAATTTCATTGATTTCTCTATGGAGATTCTCCATTTTTTGATCCAATTCGTTGGCGGATTCCGCAGCGTCTTTCAATTCTTTTAGCATTTTTTCAGGAACAGATTTGTCGAATTTATAAAAAATCTTATGCTCTAGGCTTGCCCAAAAATCCATAGCGATTGTCCTGATCTGCATTTCAACAAAGACGTGTTCCACTCGATCTGACATAAATACAGGGATTTTTAATATCAAATGAAGGCTCCGGTAACCATTAGGCTTCGGATTTTGTATGTAATCTTTATACTCAATCACTTCAATATCCTGCTGCTTTTGAATCATTTCACTTAGTTTATAAATGTCCGAGTTAAAGGAACAGTTAATCCGAATCCCTGCGATATCCCGCATATTTTCCTTGATGGAAGATAGGGACAGTCCGATATTTTTGCGAAGCGCCTTTTGGATAATGCTCTCTGGTGTTTTCAAGCGGGTATTAATATGTTCGATTGGGTTGTATTCATGTATCAATTGAAATTCTTCTTCTAAGATATTGATCTTGGTGCTCACTTCGTCTAACGCAAATTTATAAGCTAGCATGAATCGCGTCACTTCTTTTTTTAGATGATTCAATTGGCTATAGTTTAATTCATTTGTCAGCTTCAATATAAACTCCTCATTTCTTTTCCTTATTAAATACTAGCACTTTTCCTCTTAACCCGCTTTAATGTCGCTACAATCAAAAAGCTCACAATGACTAATAAAAGCCATGAGCTTACCTTGCCTAGATGAACGAGACTCCATGTATCGGCTTGGTTAGGATATTGCCAAGCTCCAAAGAATGTTGCGATATTTTCAGCTACCCATATAAAAAATCCAATGAGCACAAAAGAAAACGCGAGGGGCATTCGGTAACGAGTCCCTCCAACCGCATATGTGACCCATGATTTCCAAAAGACGATTATGACAAGTGCAGATAGCCACCAACGTACATCAATCCAATAATGGTGGGTGAAAAAATTTAAATAAATCGCAGCTGCAAGAGGAACGACTAGAAGAAAAGGAGGCCATTTAACGAGTTCAACATCAAGCCTTCTCCACGCTTGGCAGAGGTAACTTGCGACACTTGCATACATGAATCCGCTATATAAAGGTACGCCAAAAATTTTGACATAGCCTTCCTCTGGATAAGACCACGAGCCCATATGCACCTTGAAAATTTCAAGAGCAAGTCCAATAACATGAAACAGTGTAATAACCTTTAATTCATCTCGAGTTTCAAGCCCAGAACGCACCATCCACCATTGCATCAGAAGGCAAATGATAAGAATCCAGTCATACCGCGGTAGGAAGGGCAGCGGAATGGTTTGTGTCAAAGCCAAAGAGGCAAAAATAACGACGGGAAACAAACAGGATAGAGCCTGTTCCCAACCGAAACGTACAAGTTGTTTAAGTGCATTCATGATTTATGCCACCACGGATTTTTCCGAATATAGTAGTCCTGCTTATTGCGCGTCTTCATCACTACGGTATTCTAAAATATCTCCGGGCTGACAGTCCAAAGCCTTACAAATCGCCTCTAAAGTAGATAAACGAATCGCTTTTGCTTTTCCATTTTTTAATATGGATATATTCGCCATCGTTATACCGACCTTCTCTGTCAGTTCAGTTACGCTCATTTTCCTTTTAGCCAGCATCACATCAATATTAATTATAATCGTCATATTATCACCTCAGACCGTTAAATCATTTTCTGATTTTATATGAATCGCTTCTTGTAAAAGTCTTTGAAGAACAGCAGCAAAGACAGCAACCACCATTGAAGCAAAAACAGGAATCATTCCAACTATGACGAGTCCTGGCGCATCGTCTAGATCTGCAACGAGAAATACAAATGGCAGAATGATCAAATACAACCCACTAATTATCATTGCACAGAATTTGATATTTTTGAGCGCTATAACAGACAGCCCAGAGAAGGATTGGTTTTTGTCAATATAGTTTAACAGTTTAAAAGCCTGATACAATGCGATGAAAAAGGGTACAGCTGAGACATAGACACCTATTATAATAGGATATAGTATATGGGCATAATCTGGGTTTACTGGGTTATTGGCGAGCTGATATACCGCAAATGTACACAAAGCAAGGACCGGGATTCCCATTAGAAAAACAGCCAACCTTAAAAATAGTGTTGATCCTCGTTTCATAAAAAGCACCTCATTTAGTTATTATGAAGTTGAATATAACACAATATTTATCGTTTAACAATAAAATATTATCGTTTTATTGACGTTTTTAATTTTAGATAAAGATAAAAGCATTCCATATTACAGAAGAATGCTCGATTACTTTAAATGATGCAATTGATTCATGACGATTCATCAAAGAATGGAGTGTGGCTGACTGAACCCTTTATTAAGACGCATGTCTTGCTAAAAGGTTGTTTTCTTGATTCACTATACTTGTGTAATAAAGTGGTGTTCAATAATTCTCCAATATAATGAGGGAGGTTTGACAGATGAATCACGTTTATAGCGATGTTATTCAGTTTACAGGGAATCATTATGATTTTGGTTATATGCAAGGTGGGTTGTTAAAAGAATCTCCTATCTTGTTTAATCGTGAAAAGCAGTGGGCTGCCAAGAGAAAACGTCATTTTACTATCAATGAACAAGAAGCGATTCAGCTGTTCACCAAATTTCTTCCGAGTATGTTGGATGAGCTACAGGGGTTGGCAGATGCGCTAAACTGGTCGATGGAGGATGCTTTAAGAGAATTTGGCGGTTATTATGTTGAGTATGAGAGAAGTGGATGCTCAATTTTAACGGGATCCGAATTTATCATCCGAAATTATGATAGCCATCCTGGTTACTATGAAGGACGGTATATCATATATCAGCCAACAGATGCGGGCTATGCAACAATCGGTCCTTCTATGCAAATAACAGGTCGTACGGATGGCATGAATGAAAAAGGACTTGCAATGGGCTATAACTTTATAAATCGGATGGGCTCAGCTGATGGATTTGTCTGTAATATGATTGGCCGAATTATTTTAGAGACTTGTGCGAATGTAGAGGAAGCCATCACTTTGTTGAAGGAAATTCCCCATCGAACGTCATTTAGTTATGTTTTGATAGATCCAAGTGGCGAAACATTCGTTGTAGAAGCTTCACCAAGAAAGGTAGAAGTGAGGAAGTCGAATATTAGTACGAATCATTTTGAGGTGTTAACGGAAGAAAACCGCTATCGTACGGATGATTCGTTAAGAAGGCAGAAGGAATTAGAAAGTCAGCAAAGTAATGATCTAGATGCATATAAGGCCTATCGCCTATTGAATGATCAAGAAAAAGAGATATTTTCTAGTAAATATGATGCTTCCGCGGGAACGATACACACATCTGCCTATATTCCAAGGGACAGGAAGGCTCTGTTTGCAATTGGGGGCAGTCGAATGCCGGTTATCTTTGATTTTAATCGTTATTTAGCAGGTGAGAGAATACAAGTTAAGAAAATCAAGGGCGTACTAAATTACCATACACCCTTTGTCAATATGGCTAGGATGGACGACAGATAAACTGTCCGATACTACTAGCTATTTTTTAAATGTGAATGCGCGTTACAACTAACATTCGAGAAACTGAACTCTTATTGTTTGACTGGTGCTTTAAAAATCGTATTCTGCTTCTTTGGTTTCTCGAATTTTCGTATACGTTTCTGTTAACACAACAGTATCCTCGACTAAACGTTCGATTCGGAAGAACACATCATCATTTACAATTTCTTTGCGAAGGAAGTCCTTTTCTTCAATAAAAACGAACGTTTGAACGATCTGCGCTTTCATATAAGCTAAAATCGGCTTTAATTGTTGTTCAGCAATTAAGTAATGCTTGGGTGAACCAGCTGTTACAAGCATACTCACAACTTTATCGCGAAAAGCATTGACTGGTAGTAAATCAAAAATGTTCTTTAATGTCGCTGGAATGGAAGCCTGAAAAATAGGTGTACCAATGATAATGGCATCTGCTTCCATTATTGCTTTTGTAACAAATCCTGTATCACCTTCATATTCCAAGTAGTTGCGGCCATCACTAAATTGAATATCGTAGTCAGTTAAGTCTAGTAATGTAACTTCTGCGTTTGGATATTTTTTAGTGAGTGATTCTACTGTGTAGTTCATGGCAGTGCGCGTTTTTGAGCCCACTATTGAACCCGATATTCCAACGATTTTCATGTTGCCCACTCCTATTATTTAGCTGTATATTTTTTAATAGCCGGTAAAATTTCTGTGCCAATTAACTCAATATTTTTCATCAATTTATCAAATGGTACACCACCAAAGTCCATTTGTGCGATATAACGCTGATGACCAAATAGCTCATGCTGATAGAGGATTTTTTCGATTATTTGTTGCGGACTACCGATATTCATGACATCACGCGGATCTGCGCCTTGTGCAAAATGTTGCTTCGGATAACCACGTCCGTTAATGAGTTGCATCCCTTGGTTAACATGAGGATAAGCCTCGCTTTGCGCCTGCTGTGTCGTTTCCGCAGCATAGAAAAAGCCCGCTGTTGCAATTGGAAGAGTCGCTGAATCAAAACCACTTCGGTTGGCAGCCTCCCGATAAGCATCAATAGAAGCCTTGAAGCTTGTAGCGGGCCCACCTAAAGTAGCTAGGAACATCGGAACCCCTGCATAACCAGCTTTAATGGCACTTGCAGGTGGTCCTCCTACTGCACGCCAAATTGGTAATGAGCCAGTTTGTGGACGTGGGAGAACACTTGCATTGTTTAGTGGAGCACGGAATTGCCCACTCCAATTGACAACTTCCTCTTCATTTATCTTCAATAATAACTCGAATTTTTCTTCAAACAGCTCTTCATAATCCCGAACATTATAGCCTAATAAATCAAAAAGCCCAACTCTCGAAGCACGACCAGCAATAATCTCAGTACGTCCTTTTGAAATTAAATCAATCGTTGCAAAATCCTCGTATACCCGAACAGGATCCGATGTACTAATAATCGTAGAGGAACTTGCGATTTTAATTTTACTAGTTGCCTGAGCAACTGCTGCTAGCACAACGGAATGCGCCTGCGTTGTGAAATATTCCTGATGACTTTCTCCAACACTAAAAAAATCAATGCCAGCTTGCTCCGCCAGCTTCGCTAACTCAATGATTTCGTGAATACGCTGTCCTGCAGAAATACGTTCTCCTGTAAGTGGATTTGGGATATGGTCCCCAAGTGTATAAAGTCCAAATTCTAACCCCTTGCTTTGATCAATACGATATTTTTCCATTGTTATCAACCCTTCTATCATTTTCTCTATTTTTCCATAATGGCTTTAGAATACTTATGAACAAGGATAGTATAAGCTATAATGACATTCATTATAAGTACGTACTTTAAAGTGGTATAGTATACAAAAGGATACTAATGAGGTGAATGTACATGGAAATGAAACCGGAACTATGCAGAGTGGAAGATGCTCTCGGTATATTAGTAGGGAAATGGAAGCCAATTATTTTATTAATTCTATTGCAGCAAGGCACGCATAGATTCAGTGAGTTGAAACGAGGGGTACCAGGAATCACACAAAAGATGTTAACAAAGCAACTACGTGAATTAGAAGAAGAGGATATAGTTACACGTAAAGTATACCCACAGGTGCCACCAAAGGTAGAGTACTCGATTACTGAATATGGAACGAGTTTAGAGCCTATTTTAGTAGCTATGCATGATTGGGGAACGGCACATACACATCGGAAATTGAAAAAAGCCCATATCTAATTGGGCTTTCAAAGTACACAACGATAGTTTATGACCTCTGTTGATTAACTATTTACTTGCATAAATTGCAGCTGAACAATGGCTTGAAACCACCATTTTTACTGGCCAATTTCTGGATCGCTTTCACTATGTTCAAACGTTTCAATAAATTTTTCGAGTGTAGAGGTTAAATATGCGTCTTTTCTTCTTATGAATACGGTATTGATTTCACTGTACTTTTCAGGTAAATAATGACACTGAATAAGACCCTGTTTTTCCAAGTGAGAAACGGCTGATTTTGGAACAAACGTAATACCAAGCCCCATGACAACACTTCCTAAGATTGTTTCTAAGGTCCCAAACTCCATCACTTTTTGTGGCGTCATATTTTGATCTTTATACCATGTTTCTAGTCTAGCGCGGTATCCACACCCTTTACTAAAGCATAAGAAGGGTTCTTTTTTTAATTGTTCAAATGATGTTTTCGTGTTGTCGGATATTAAGACAAGCTCTTCTTGAAAAACGTCATGGGAAACAAGCTCAGGATGCTGGTCGATTTCTGTCACGAAAGCACCGTCCAAATTGTGATTTAATACATCTTTTTGAAGTTGTTCAGTAACACCTGTCAAAAGCGATAAGTCCACATTTTTATATTTTTTGATATAAGAAGATAATATAACCGGTAATTTAATGACTGTTTCAACAGATCCGATTTCCAGTTTGCCTGCTGGTTCAGTTTTACTTTGGACAACCTTTTTCATTTCATTTGTTAGCGATAGGATTTTCTCACAATAGACAAGTAGTTTTTTTCCTTCAGGCGTCAATGTCATTCCGCGGTTGTTCCGGTTAAAAAGTGGTGTATTCATTTCAGTCTCAAGCTTCTTGATTCTTGCTGTAATGTTGGATTGGACGTAACTTAATTCTTTTGCAGCGTCAGTAATCGTCCCTTTTTTTGCCACCATTTGAAAGATTTCTAAGTCTTTAAACTCCATATTATTACCCCTTTCAGCTCAATCACTTCTTATGTTATCACTATTAATGATAGGTAACATCGATATTGTTCATTTTGAGAGATATCAAACCTGTGTTTTAATGATATAGGTAGAAGATAGTTGAAGGGGACAGGGCTTAATGAATAACAATGTATTAGTGGGTGCTGTTTTATGTTTAATCTCAGCGATATCTTGGGGTGCAATGTTTCCAGTAGCGAATCATGCGTTTCATCATATAGACCCATTTTACTTTACGATTTTCCGGTATGTTTTTGTAACGATTATTTTAATGGTGTGGCTGTTATGGAAGGAAGGTAGGCAAGCTTTTCGCTTTGAAGGGAAAGGTTGGTACCTCTGGTTTTTTGG
Proteins encoded:
- a CDS encoding helix-turn-helix domain-containing protein; amino-acid sequence: MEMKPELCRVEDALGILVGKWKPIILLILLQQGTHRFSELKRGVPGITQKMLTKQLRELEEEDIVTRKVYPQVPPKVEYSITEYGTSLEPILVAMHDWGTAHTHRKLKKAHI
- a CDS encoding NADPH-dependent FMN reductase produces the protein MKIVGISGSIVGSKTRTAMNYTVESLTKKYPNAEVTLLDLTDYDIQFSDGRNYLEYEGDTGFVTKAIMEADAIIIGTPIFQASIPATLKNIFDLLPVNAFRDKVVSMLVTAGSPKHYLIAEQQLKPILAYMKAQIVQTFVFIEEKDFLRKEIVNDDVFFRIERLVEDTVVLTETYTKIRETKEAEYDF
- a CDS encoding LLM class flavin-dependent oxidoreductase, producing the protein MEKYRIDQSKGLEFGLYTLGDHIPNPLTGERISAGQRIHEIIELAKLAEQAGIDFFSVGESHQEYFTTQAHSVVLAAVAQATSKIKIASSSTIISTSDPVRVYEDFATIDLISKGRTEIIAGRASRVGLFDLLGYNVRDYEELFEEKFELLLKINEEEVVNWSGQFRAPLNNASVLPRPQTGSLPIWRAVGGPPASAIKAGYAGVPMFLATLGGPATSFKASIDAYREAANRSGFDSATLPIATAGFFYAAETTQQAQSEAYPHVNQGMQLINGRGYPKQHFAQGADPRDVMNIGSPQQIIEKILYQHELFGHQRYIAQMDFGGVPFDKLMKNIELIGTEILPAIKKYTAK
- a CDS encoding LysR family transcriptional regulator; translation: MEFKDLEIFQMVAKKGTITDAAKELSYVQSNITARIKKLETEMNTPLFNRNNRGMTLTPEGKKLLVYCEKILSLTNEMKKVVQSKTEPAGKLEIGSVETVIKLPVILSSYIKKYKNVDLSLLTGVTEQLQKDVLNHNLDGAFVTEIDQHPELVSHDVFQEELVLISDNTKTSFEQLKKEPFLCFSKGCGYRARLETWYKDQNMTPQKVMEFGTLETILGSVVMGLGITFVPKSAVSHLEKQGLIQCHYLPEKYSEINTVFIRRKDAYLTSTLEKFIETFEHSESDPEIGQ